A region of Maridesulfovibrio sp. DNA encodes the following proteins:
- a CDS encoding peptide-binding protein: MNRFILAAVMITCLAFLSACDQGGGQHTGEKAEPETSSASVAENIVDSKPVYGGRYTEPTLAEPMCLISALSSDSASHEVASKIFVSALKYNKDIELVPYAAESFEVLEGGKLLKFKLREDIRWTDGEPLTAEDVEFTYNMMIDPKTPTAYAGDFKNIKEFKRTGKYTFEVRYDKIFARSLITWASDILPKHILEGEDLNTTKYRRNPVGAGPYKLKEWIPGRRLILEANEDYFEGRPYIDELVYRVIPDISTQFLELKSGSLDSMGLTPQQYLFQTKGGNWDRNFQKFKYLSFSYSYLGFNMESPFFKDLRVRRAINYAIDKEEIVKGVLFGLGYPAMGPYKPGTWVYNDKLKPYGYHPEKAKALLKEAGWVDTDGDGILDRDGKPFSFSVIINQGNSLRIKSATIIQNRLRDVGIEVKIRTVEWAAFLKEFIDTGRFDATILGWNILQDPDIYSVWHSSKAVPGGLNFIKYKNDELDELLDKGRSTLDQSERKVIYDRVQEIMHEEQPYCFLYVPMALPIYSSRIQGLKVEPAGLGYNADWWWIPTQLQKKPSLQQ; this comes from the coding sequence ATGAACAGATTTATTTTAGCCGCAGTGATGATTACTTGTCTGGCTTTCCTTTCTGCCTGCGATCAGGGAGGCGGACAGCATACCGGTGAAAAGGCTGAACCGGAAACGTCTTCTGCCTCGGTTGCTGAAAATATTGTCGATTCCAAGCCTGTATACGGCGGCAGGTATACTGAACCCACACTGGCAGAACCCATGTGTTTGATTTCCGCTCTTTCTTCTGATTCTGCAAGCCATGAGGTCGCCAGCAAGATATTTGTTTCAGCGCTTAAATACAACAAAGATATCGAACTTGTTCCCTATGCTGCCGAATCTTTCGAAGTGCTGGAAGGAGGGAAACTGCTTAAGTTCAAGCTCCGGGAAGACATCCGCTGGACAGATGGAGAGCCTCTTACTGCCGAAGATGTCGAGTTTACATATAATATGATGATTGACCCTAAGACTCCCACCGCTTATGCCGGGGATTTTAAAAATATCAAAGAGTTCAAGCGGACCGGGAAGTACACGTTTGAAGTGCGTTATGATAAAATTTTTGCCCGTTCCCTTATTACCTGGGCTTCAGATATTCTGCCGAAACATATTCTGGAAGGTGAAGACCTGAATACCACCAAATACAGGCGTAATCCTGTGGGAGCCGGACCTTACAAGCTTAAGGAGTGGATTCCCGGCCGAAGATTGATACTTGAGGCTAACGAGGATTATTTTGAGGGTCGTCCGTACATTGATGAACTTGTATACCGGGTCATACCTGATATTTCCACGCAGTTTCTTGAGCTGAAAAGCGGCAGCCTCGACAGCATGGGGCTGACTCCGCAGCAATATCTTTTCCAGACCAAGGGAGGGAATTGGGACCGTAATTTTCAGAAATTCAAGTACCTGTCCTTTTCTTATTCCTATCTCGGATTTAATATGGAAAGCCCCTTTTTTAAAGACCTGCGGGTGCGCAGGGCCATTAACTATGCAATTGATAAGGAAGAAATTGTAAAAGGTGTGCTTTTCGGTCTTGGGTATCCGGCCATGGGGCCTTATAAACCCGGGACATGGGTATATAATGATAAGCTCAAGCCTTATGGCTATCATCCGGAAAAAGCAAAAGCTCTGCTCAAAGAGGCCGGCTGGGTCGATACAGACGGTGACGGGATTCTTGACCGTGACGGTAAGCCTTTTTCTTTTTCCGTTATTATTAATCAGGGAAATTCCTTGCGTATTAAGTCCGCAACAATTATTCAAAACCGTCTGAGGGATGTCGGAATCGAAGTGAAAATCAGGACTGTTGAGTGGGCGGCTTTTTTAAAAGAATTTATTGACACCGGCCGTTTTGATGCCACTATCTTAGGGTGGAACATCCTGCAGGATCCCGATATTTATTCTGTCTGGCATTCATCCAAGGCTGTTCCCGGCGGACTGAATTTTATCAAATATAAAAACGATGAGCTTGACGAGTTGCTCGATAAAGGCCGTTCCACTCTGGATCAGTCCGAACGCAAGGTCATTTATGACCGGGTTCAGGAGATCATGCATGAAGAACAACCTTATTGCTTTCTTTACGTTCCAATGGCTTTGCCAATATACAGTAGTAGAATTCAAGGTCTGAAAGTGGAGCCAGCTGGTCTGGGCTATAATGCAGACTGGTGGTGGATTCCCACTCAATTACAGAAGAAACCGAGTTTACAGCAGTAA
- a CDS encoding bifunctional (p)ppGpp synthetase/guanosine-3',5'-bis(diphosphate) 3'-pyrophosphohydrolase, whose amino-acid sequence MIRINEITDIVSSYIDDPDLDLIQRAYVFSARAHEGQVRLSGEPYLAHPLHVAKILADMRLDEPTVAAGLLHDTVEDTDTTIDEIADLFGEEVADIVDGVTKISMMDFESKAIAKAENIRKMILAMAEDIRVLMVKLADRLHNMRTLDFQKSYKQLLIAQETMDIYSPLANRLGLYMVKRDLEDLCLYYLKPDVYQDITDGLERQHTIGKEYVDNVIGLLNGILDSNQIKGTIYGRTKHIFSIHNKMQRQNLSLDQVHDIIAFRVIVESVKDCYSVLGLVHSMWKPVSGKFKDYISIPKANMYQSLHTTVIGPEGERIEIQIRTEEMQQVAEYGVAAHWQYKESGRSDSKQNRDAERFSWLRQIMDWQRELEDPREFMASLRFDLFNDEVYIFTPAGEIKELPDGASPVDFAYSIHTEVGNHCTGAKVNGRMVPLNSVLKNGDTVEVFTDKKRKPSRDWLKFVKTAKARTRIKHYIRTEERTRSIILAKELLEKEGRRMNINVPKAMKDGYFVMLADEFNFSSVDDLLSNIGYSRITPRKVLGRLYAVINEIEGTGEELPKQEPHHTVEGDKGKNAANSIDIEGVDNVLIRFAGCCTPLPGEPIIGYISRGRGVIIHSATCPNIKNLEEERLLNVSWTGGQEESHHPAQIRIRCRNRKGLLAKICTVLTEMDVNIDSGEFKSDLDGSSVLEFTVEVIDLGHLHRSLNKLKTIEHVLEATRLS is encoded by the coding sequence ATGATACGCATTAATGAAATCACTGACATTGTCAGTTCCTATATCGACGATCCCGATCTGGATTTGATCCAGAGGGCTTACGTCTTTTCCGCACGGGCTCATGAAGGACAGGTGCGTCTTTCAGGTGAACCTTATCTTGCCCACCCGCTGCATGTGGCTAAAATTCTTGCTGATATGCGTCTTGATGAACCCACCGTTGCCGCCGGGCTTTTGCACGATACGGTTGAGGATACCGACACAACCATTGATGAGATCGCAGATCTTTTCGGTGAAGAGGTGGCGGATATTGTTGACGGTGTGACCAAGATCAGCATGATGGATTTTGAGTCCAAGGCCATCGCCAAGGCCGAGAACATCCGTAAGATGATTCTGGCCATGGCTGAAGATATCCGCGTACTCATGGTTAAGCTTGCCGACCGCCTGCACAACATGCGTACCCTTGATTTTCAGAAGAGCTACAAGCAGTTGCTTATAGCTCAGGAAACCATGGATATCTATTCTCCCCTTGCCAACAGGCTCGGCCTGTACATGGTCAAGCGTGACCTTGAAGACCTCTGTCTCTACTACCTTAAGCCGGACGTTTATCAGGATATCACCGACGGTCTGGAGCGCCAGCATACCATAGGCAAGGAATACGTTGACAACGTTATCGGGCTGCTGAACGGAATTCTGGACAGCAATCAGATAAAGGGCACCATTTACGGACGAACCAAGCATATTTTCAGCATCCATAATAAAATGCAGCGTCAGAACCTGAGCCTTGATCAGGTCCATGATATCATTGCATTCAGGGTCATCGTGGAATCCGTGAAGGATTGTTATTCTGTGCTTGGTCTGGTCCATTCCATGTGGAAGCCTGTTTCCGGCAAGTTCAAGGATTATATTTCCATTCCCAAGGCCAATATGTACCAGTCCCTGCACACCACCGTTATCGGGCCGGAGGGTGAGCGCATCGAGATCCAGATTAGGACCGAAGAGATGCAGCAGGTTGCGGAGTACGGTGTTGCCGCCCATTGGCAGTATAAGGAATCCGGTAGAAGTGATTCCAAGCAGAACCGTGATGCCGAGCGTTTTTCATGGCTGCGTCAGATTATGGATTGGCAGCGTGAGCTTGAGGACCCCCGTGAGTTTATGGCTTCGCTCCGGTTCGATCTCTTTAACGATGAGGTTTATATTTTCACCCCTGCCGGGGAGATTAAGGAGCTTCCGGATGGAGCTTCTCCCGTGGATTTTGCCTATTCCATTCATACCGAAGTCGGTAACCATTGTACCGGGGCCAAAGTCAACGGGCGTATGGTTCCGCTTAACTCCGTGCTTAAAAACGGTGATACCGTTGAGGTTTTTACCGACAAGAAACGCAAGCCCAGCCGGGATTGGCTCAAGTTTGTAAAAACAGCCAAGGCCCGGACCCGCATCAAGCATTACATCCGGACAGAAGAAAGGACCCGTTCCATCATCCTTGCCAAGGAGTTGCTTGAGAAGGAAGGCCGGCGCATGAATATCAATGTACCCAAGGCCATGAAAGACGGCTATTTTGTCATGCTGGCGGATGAGTTCAATTTCAGCAGTGTAGACGATCTGCTTTCCAATATCGGCTATTCGCGTATTACTCCGCGCAAGGTTTTGGGCCGTCTATACGCGGTTATCAATGAAATAGAGGGTACCGGCGAAGAGCTTCCCAAACAGGAACCGCATCATACAGTCGAAGGGGATAAGGGCAAAAACGCTGCCAATTCCATTGATATTGAAGGCGTGGATAATGTCCTGATCCGTTTTGCCGGATGCTGCACTCCGCTTCCGGGTGAGCCGATCATCGGCTACATCAGCCGTGGGCGCGGGGTGATCATTCATTCAGCAACCTGCCCCAATATCAAGAATCTTGAGGAAGAAAGATTACTCAATGTTTCATGGACCGGAGGGCAGGAAGAATCCCATCATCCGGCACAGATTCGTATCCGGTGCAGGAACCGCAAGGGCCTGTTGGCAAAAATATGTACCGTGCTTACTGAAATGGACGTGAACATTGATTCCGGTGAATTCAAATCCGACCTCGACGGCAGTTCCGTGCTTGAATTCACAGTGGAAGTCATCGATCTCGGTCACCTCCACCGTTCCCTGAATAAGCTCAAGACCATTGAACATGTGCTGGAAGCTACTAGGTTGAGTTAG
- a CDS encoding PD-(D/E)XK nuclease family protein gives MENSDLKPIEKWDSFFIDWQTMRSLEYDRWEEFFSLFNEADKDRKSCRLDLNERVQDLESFFTDFDCKHKNFLAAGNAIDIWNVAGIKRRELPNTSILAWLWDCRGDHGQGDAFLKNFMSLVYEKYKDSLPPCFPCCELPERYITRTEICPGIDNQSRVDIEILGSGLQLFVEVKIDAAETGNQLSRYLDIIEMRREKERGVIYLTPGGKSPDDQSLKSVVPVSWKDVALSLERTLTGLNIKNSMCHFMVSQFSEYVRSF, from the coding sequence GTGGAGAATAGCGATCTTAAGCCCATAGAAAAGTGGGATTCATTTTTTATCGACTGGCAGACAATGCGTTCTCTCGAGTATGATCGTTGGGAGGAATTTTTTTCGCTTTTCAATGAAGCCGATAAGGACCGTAAGTCGTGTCGGTTAGATCTGAATGAGCGTGTGCAGGACTTAGAATCCTTTTTTACTGATTTTGATTGTAAGCATAAAAACTTTCTCGCAGCAGGTAATGCCATCGACATTTGGAACGTTGCCGGGATCAAAAGGCGCGAGCTGCCTAATACTTCTATATTGGCGTGGCTTTGGGATTGTCGAGGGGATCACGGTCAGGGGGATGCTTTTTTAAAGAATTTTATGAGCCTAGTGTATGAAAAATACAAGGACTCCCTCCCTCCGTGTTTTCCTTGTTGCGAACTGCCTGAAAGATACATAACCCGTACTGAAATATGCCCCGGAATAGATAACCAAAGTCGGGTTGATATTGAAATTCTGGGCAGTGGACTTCAGCTTTTTGTTGAGGTGAAGATTGATGCAGCTGAAACTGGTAATCAGCTCAGCCGTTATCTCGATATAATCGAGATGCGTAGAGAAAAGGAGAGAGGTGTTATCTATCTGACTCCCGGTGGTAAGTCTCCAGATGATCAAAGTCTTAAGTCTGTTGTTCCCGTAAGTTGGAAAGATGTAGCTTTAAGTTTGGAAAGAACTCTTACCGGACTTAATATTAAAAATTCCATGTGTCATTTTATGGTCAGTCAATTTAGTGAATATGTAAGGTCCTTTTAG
- a CDS encoding isochorismatase family protein, which yields MKALLVIDMQKALFATGNRYDTEGVVSRINLLTGEARDKNIPVIFIRHNNEEDGLGRDSDGWQILDELDFRPTDVTVEKVCCDSFCKTDLAKKLTDAGADELIITGCCTDFCIDTTVRQAASMGYKIQVASDAHTTADKPYLNASTIIKHHNFVWSELYAPIIIEVKTTAAIIAEM from the coding sequence ATGAAAGCACTACTGGTCATAGACATGCAGAAAGCACTGTTTGCAACGGGAAACCGCTACGATACAGAAGGAGTAGTCAGCAGAATAAATTTACTCACCGGAGAAGCGCGGGACAAAAATATCCCCGTAATATTTATCCGCCACAATAATGAGGAAGATGGACTAGGACGGGACTCGGATGGCTGGCAGATTCTTGACGAACTTGATTTCCGGCCCACTGACGTGACGGTAGAAAAGGTCTGCTGCGATTCTTTCTGCAAAACCGATCTTGCAAAAAAACTTACTGACGCCGGTGCTGACGAACTTATCATCACCGGTTGCTGTACGGATTTCTGTATCGATACAACTGTCCGGCAGGCTGCAAGTATGGGCTACAAAATACAAGTAGCCTCAGATGCACACACCACGGCAGACAAACCCTACCTCAATGCCTCAACAATCATTAAACATCATAATTTCGTCTGGTCGGAACTGTACGCTCCAATCATTATTGAAGTAAAAACGACAGCAGCCATCATTGCCGAAATGTAA
- a CDS encoding CerR family C-terminal domain-containing protein: MTQHPRGKTNKARGEETRQKLVEVGLRLFAMNGFNGVSMRSLASEAEVNLATVGYHFGGKQGLYEAVIHEIIRFRDEVMPGEDAVREQLARFEAGEINKEDLVSWFFRSQMQGILSDPTSLWGVMLLNRELADPSDSYQLLDSEFFTPSIDSMVLLLKAAMPEETSYTEVMAVGLALIGIVLKFVMPKVFTDRVGWDEITPERVEELIEILSRRAVAFVCC; this comes from the coding sequence ATGACACAACATCCCAGAGGAAAGACGAATAAAGCCCGTGGCGAAGAAACTCGCCAGAAGCTTGTTGAAGTGGGCTTGAGGCTATTTGCCATGAACGGCTTCAACGGCGTGAGCATGCGCAGCCTTGCTTCGGAGGCGGAGGTGAATCTGGCAACAGTCGGCTATCATTTCGGTGGTAAGCAAGGGCTTTACGAAGCTGTCATCCATGAGATTATCCGTTTTCGTGATGAAGTTATGCCCGGTGAGGATGCTGTACGGGAACAGCTTGCCCGGTTCGAAGCCGGGGAAATAAACAAGGAAGATCTGGTCTCATGGTTTTTTCGTTCCCAGATGCAGGGTATTCTCAGTGATCCCACAAGCCTTTGGGGGGTTATGCTGCTTAACCGCGAGTTGGCTGATCCGAGTGATTCATATCAGTTGCTTGATAGTGAATTTTTTACTCCATCCATTGATTCAATGGTTTTGCTGCTCAAGGCTGCAATGCCGGAAGAGACTTCGTACACCGAGGTTATGGCGGTAGGGTTGGCTTTGATTGGCATAGTTCTCAAGTTTGTTATGCCCAAAGTTTTTACCGACCGTGTGGGCTGGGACGAGATAACTCCGGAACGAGTTGAGGAACTTATTGAAATTTTGTCCAGAAGGGCAGTAGCTTTTGTCTGCTGTTAG
- a CDS encoding efflux RND transporter periplasmic adaptor subunit: MKKIIFISILVLGFALSGCKEKPSPVQEVLRPVKTMQVGEGTAGRQWVFSGTAEDALQSDLSFRVGGKITSFPGDQIGRKFSAGEVIARLDPADYELEVRQAESNLEQVRANYIRAKADVDRIEQLYKRKVVSKSELDQSEADFKSYHAQLNASAKKLDIARKRLRYTVLKAPFDGWVGAVAVNVHQNVQSGQKVVGFNAGRQMKMSISLPDTLIASVNEGEKVQVTFDALPGKTMKGVIMEVGIGTNEGASFPVKVYLDNSKQLVRSGMSGNVCFAGRSVSTNIFVAPSAIVGNPDGSKHVWVVQNGSVVKRRDVTVGSMSSKGVLIKDGLKAGEIVVTRGVHSLKDGLKVRNVGGLS; the protein is encoded by the coding sequence ATGAAAAAAATAATCTTTATTTCAATATTGGTGCTTGGTTTTGCGCTATCAGGCTGTAAGGAAAAGCCTTCCCCAGTGCAGGAAGTTTTGCGGCCGGTAAAGACCATGCAGGTGGGTGAAGGCACTGCCGGCAGACAGTGGGTTTTTTCCGGCACAGCCGAGGATGCCCTGCAGTCCGATCTTTCTTTTCGCGTGGGTGGAAAAATTACGTCTTTTCCCGGTGATCAGATCGGCCGTAAATTCAGTGCCGGTGAAGTTATCGCACGGCTTGATCCTGCCGATTACGAGCTTGAAGTTCGGCAGGCTGAGTCCAACCTGGAACAGGTCCGTGCCAATTACATACGCGCCAAGGCTGATGTAGACCGCATTGAGCAGCTCTACAAACGTAAGGTTGTGTCCAAGTCCGAGCTGGATCAGTCAGAGGCTGACTTTAAATCCTATCATGCCCAACTGAATGCCTCGGCAAAGAAGCTTGATATTGCCCGCAAGCGTCTGCGCTACACAGTGCTTAAGGCTCCCTTTGACGGCTGGGTCGGCGCGGTGGCTGTAAATGTGCATCAGAACGTGCAGTCCGGGCAGAAGGTCGTCGGCTTTAATGCCGGTAGACAGATGAAAATGTCTATTTCCCTGCCCGATACCCTGATAGCCAGCGTGAATGAAGGGGAGAAGGTGCAGGTTACTTTTGATGCCCTGCCCGGTAAGACCATGAAGGGGGTCATCATGGAAGTGGGCATCGGAACCAACGAAGGCGCTTCTTTCCCGGTTAAGGTTTATCTTGATAATTCCAAGCAGTTGGTGCGCAGCGGCATGTCCGGTAATGTGTGCTTTGCCGGGCGTTCTGTCAGTACCAATATTTTCGTAGCCCCATCAGCCATTGTCGGTAATCCTGACGGCAGCAAGCATGTCTGGGTAGTTCAGAACGGTTCTGTGGTTAAACGTCGTGATGTGACGGTTGGTTCCATGTCTTCTAAGGGCGTTCTGATTAAAGACGGGCTTAAAGCCGGTGAAATAGTGGTCACACGCGGTGTCCATTCCCTTAAGGATGGTTTGAAGGTTCGTAATGTCGGGGGGCTGTCGTGA
- a CDS encoding efflux RND transporter permease subunit, with translation MNLARWCIENNRTSIALFVLIAFAGVSTFFSIPKSEDPDFTIRTAVVSTVFPGASPQRVEELVTDKLEEKIREIDVIKNVRSQSMTGLSIIEVEFQDNQKNMTPIWQRLRNKVLDAKSNLPAEAYEPVVNDEFGDVFGIVVALTGDGFTYRELKDVADYTRDELLSIPSVGKVDRWGLQEERVFVDFSNSRMAAAGITPFALAQMLNQQNMIRPSGSAKVGPERIYIEPTGEFKSVDDIKDMSLRIEGMKSSLKLSDVTDISRSFADPPGVMARYNGEPCIMLAISMADGNNIMEVGKLVSEKLEKLSKNLYHGMEYNVIVYQPDYVDTAVTDFMINLLESFVFVVIIILVFAGFRTGLIAGSLVPMAMLGCLALMPLFNVGLQRISIASLIIALGILVDNGVVVSEAILVRLAAGEDRLKAVVGSVSELWMPLLAASLTTVFAFLPIPLAENATGEYCFSLFVVVSLTLLCSWGLSMSMVPMLCYYVLKPKVVVQSFSSRMYHIYRSMLLFCLKHRPSFLAVVLIACMAAFWGFQFVPKMFFPPNERAQFTIDFWQPFGTDITATADEVGKLERFLLADEGVESVGTFIGHGGPRWYLPLNLEQRNNNLATFVVNTKSVEATDDVIERARKELKSNFPDADFSLKKLMNGPPVGAPVQIRISGPDQKTLYLLRDKIAAVLEKTPGVARVWDDWGQWTKKMEVNVDQDKARQAGLTSSDVALSLQSSMSGYQASVYRDGDTNIPIMLRTEGDFRNRLDKLESLNVYSYQAQKNVPLSQIASSELVWQPSDIRRRDQTRTMTVKADLFDGYFATLTLAAVQPEIDKMIQSSNWPMGYSVAYGGEFEKSQESQDAINAHMPLAMGLLVLVLIFQFNSFRRPLIILLTLPPMMCGITPGMILTNSPFGFMPMLGMISLLGIIVNNAIMLIDRIEILRGRGMALDNSIVLASLERARPIIMTATTTIIGMVPLSLQGGEMWRPMANCIMSGLMFATVLTLILCPVLYSLFFKQSFKKYEWSQDVVKQGSDV, from the coding sequence GTGAATCTCGCCAGATGGTGCATAGAAAATAACAGGACTTCAATAGCCCTGTTTGTGCTGATTGCCTTTGCAGGTGTGTCCACGTTCTTCAGTATTCCAAAATCAGAAGATCCTGATTTTACAATTCGTACCGCTGTGGTGAGCACTGTTTTCCCTGGTGCCTCGCCGCAGAGGGTGGAAGAGCTGGTAACGGATAAGCTGGAAGAAAAAATCAGGGAAATTGATGTTATCAAGAACGTCAGGTCCCAATCCATGACCGGGCTGTCGATTATCGAGGTTGAATTTCAGGACAACCAGAAAAATATGACCCCTATCTGGCAGCGTTTGCGCAACAAAGTGCTTGATGCAAAAAGCAATCTGCCTGCCGAGGCTTACGAGCCGGTTGTCAACGATGAATTCGGGGATGTTTTCGGTATCGTGGTTGCCCTGACCGGAGACGGCTTTACCTACCGCGAACTAAAAGATGTAGCCGACTATACTCGTGATGAATTGCTCTCCATTCCCAGTGTGGGCAAGGTTGATCGCTGGGGATTGCAGGAAGAGCGGGTTTTTGTGGATTTTTCCAACTCGCGCATGGCGGCTGCCGGGATTACCCCCTTTGCCTTGGCCCAGATGCTTAACCAGCAGAACATGATCCGTCCCAGCGGCTCGGCCAAGGTCGGACCTGAGCGTATTTATATTGAGCCGACCGGGGAATTCAAGTCGGTTGATGATATCAAGGATATGTCCCTGCGCATCGAAGGCATGAAGTCTTCGCTCAAGCTTTCCGATGTCACCGACATCAGCCGCAGTTTTGCTGATCCGCCGGGGGTCATGGCCCGTTATAACGGTGAACCGTGCATCATGCTGGCAATTTCCATGGCCGACGGCAATAATATTATGGAAGTTGGTAAACTGGTTTCCGAAAAGCTTGAGAAGCTTTCCAAGAATCTTTACCACGGCATGGAATACAATGTGATCGTCTATCAGCCAGATTACGTAGATACGGCGGTTACCGATTTCATGATCAACCTTCTAGAATCATTTGTTTTCGTAGTTATAATTATTCTTGTTTTCGCAGGATTCAGGACCGGGCTTATCGCCGGTTCGCTGGTGCCCATGGCCATGCTGGGATGTCTTGCTTTGATGCCACTTTTTAATGTAGGGCTGCAGCGCATTTCCATTGCTTCGCTGATCATTGCATTGGGTATTCTGGTTGATAACGGGGTTGTTGTTTCCGAGGCCATACTCGTTCGGCTTGCCGCCGGGGAGGATCGTCTGAAGGCTGTTGTAGGTTCGGTTTCTGAGTTGTGGATGCCGTTGCTGGCCGCTTCCCTGACCACTGTTTTTGCCTTTCTGCCCATTCCGCTGGCGGAAAACGCCACCGGGGAATACTGCTTTTCCCTGTTCGTCGTGGTCAGCCTGACCTTGCTTTGTTCATGGGGGCTGTCCATGTCCATGGTGCCTATGCTTTGCTATTATGTGCTGAAACCCAAAGTTGTGGTGCAGAGTTTTTCCAGCCGCATGTATCATATTTATCGTTCCATGCTGCTTTTCTGCCTCAAGCACAGGCCCAGTTTCCTTGCAGTGGTGCTTATCGCATGCATGGCTGCTTTCTGGGGATTCCAGTTTGTACCCAAAATGTTCTTCCCGCCCAACGAGCGTGCCCAGTTTACCATTGATTTCTGGCAGCCTTTTGGAACAGACATCACCGCTACCGCTGATGAAGTTGGCAAGCTGGAGAGGTTTTTGCTTGCGGATGAAGGCGTGGAAAGTGTCGGGACCTTTATCGGGCATGGCGGACCCCGCTGGTACCTGCCCCTGAACCTTGAGCAACGTAACAACAACCTTGCCACTTTTGTAGTCAACACCAAGAGTGTTGAAGCAACTGATGATGTTATTGAACGTGCTCGTAAGGAACTGAAGTCAAATTTTCCCGATGCTGATTTCAGTCTCAAGAAGCTGATGAACGGGCCTCCGGTAGGCGCCCCGGTGCAGATTCGTATTTCCGGTCCGGATCAGAAAACACTCTATCTCCTGCGGGACAAGATTGCTGCAGTTCTGGAAAAGACTCCCGGAGTTGCCCGTGTCTGGGATGACTGGGGTCAGTGGACTAAAAAAATGGAAGTCAACGTGGATCAGGATAAGGCCCGTCAGGCCGGATTAACCAGTTCTGATGTGGCTCTCAGTCTGCAGTCCAGCATGAGCGGTTATCAGGCCTCGGTTTATCGAGACGGTGATACCAATATCCCCATCATGCTGCGTACTGAGGGTGATTTCCGTAACCGGCTGGATAAGCTGGAGAGTCTGAATGTCTATTCATATCAGGCCCAGAAGAATGTCCCGCTCAGTCAGATAGCATCATCCGAACTGGTCTGGCAGCCTTCTGATATCCGCCGCAGGGACCAGACCCGGACCATGACCGTTAAGGCGGATTTGTTCGACGGCTACTTCGCTACATTGACTCTGGCTGCAGTTCAGCCGGAAATTGACAAGATGATACAATCATCAAACTGGCCGATGGGTTATTCCGTGGCTTACGGCGGGGAGTTTGAGAAGAGTCAGGAAAGTCAGGATGCCATTAACGCACACATGCCTCTTGCCATGGGGCTTCTGGTTCTGGTGCTGATTTTTCAGTTCAACTCCTTCAGGCGTCCGCTGATTATCCTGCTGACCCTGCCGCCCATGATGTGCGGGATTACTCCGGGGATGATTCTGACAAATTCGCCCTTCGGCTTCATGCCCATGCTGGGAATGATCAGTCTGCTGGGGATTATCGTCAACAACGCCATCATGCTCATTGACCGTATCGAAATATTGCGCGGGCGGGGGATGGCCTTGGATAATTCCATTGTGCTGGCTTCCCTTGAGCGCGCGCGACCGATCATCATGACTGCAACTACCACCATTATCGGTATGGTCCCGCTTTCACTGCAGGGCGGTGAAATGTGGCGTCCCATGGCCAACTGCATCATGTCCGGTCTCATGTTCGCAACTGTGCTGACCCTGATTCTCTGCCCGGTTCTCTATTCACTATTCTTCAAACAGAGTTTCAAGAAATACGAATGGAGTCAGGATGTTGTCAAGCAGGGCAGTGATGTGTAG
- the ispH gene encoding 4-hydroxy-3-methylbut-2-enyl diphosphate reductase — protein MVEVIRAETAGFCMGVDLALNKLDSLIEKNESGKIYILGPIIHNPQVLEDYEKKGVITAKTPEDVPEGAYVVIRAHGIPKAVEEELRQRGVNVIDATCPKVKKAQLLIQRNTEDNRVLLLYGEDSHPEVKGLLSYGPAGPHLFDSRDELQAIDLDPDQKYCLAAQTTQDRSVYTDCISYLESKGIDFITLNTICDATRQRQDEAISLSGEVDHMIVVGGRISGNTRRLVQVVETAGTKCTHVETAEELPFEELKKLNKIGLTAGASTPKHLVDSIQQIVENI, from the coding sequence ATGGTTGAAGTTATCAGAGCGGAAACAGCCGGTTTCTGCATGGGTGTGGACCTTGCACTCAACAAACTGGACTCTCTTATTGAAAAAAATGAAAGCGGGAAAATATACATACTCGGACCGATCATTCACAATCCTCAGGTCCTTGAAGACTACGAGAAAAAAGGTGTTATCACCGCGAAGACCCCGGAGGACGTTCCTGAAGGGGCTTACGTTGTCATCCGCGCCCATGGCATACCAAAAGCAGTGGAAGAAGAGCTGCGCCAGCGCGGTGTAAATGTCATTGACGCCACCTGCCCCAAAGTCAAAAAAGCGCAACTGCTTATCCAACGCAACACTGAAGACAACCGGGTTCTTCTGCTCTACGGCGAGGACAGCCATCCGGAAGTAAAAGGCCTGCTCAGCTACGGTCCCGCAGGTCCGCATCTTTTTGATTCCCGTGATGAACTTCAGGCCATCGATCTGGACCCGGACCAGAAATACTGCCTTGCGGCCCAAACCACTCAGGACCGCTCTGTCTACACTGACTGCATCAGTTATCTGGAAAGCAAAGGCATCGACTTTATAACCCTGAACACCATCTGCGATGCCACACGCCAACGTCAGGATGAAGCCATCTCCCTTTCAGGGGAAGTGGATCACATGATTGTTGTGGGCGGCCGCATCAGCGGAAACACCCGCCGTTTGGTACAAGTTGTGGAAACAGCAGGAACCAAATGCACCCATGTGGAAACTGCCGAGGAACTTCCCTTTGAGGAACTCAAAAAACTTAACAAAATCGGCCTGACTGCCGGAGCATCCACTCCCAAGCATCTGGTTGACAGTATCCAGCAGATTGTTGAAAATATATAA